A stretch of the Uranotaenia lowii strain MFRU-FL chromosome 3, ASM2978415v1, whole genome shotgun sequence genome encodes the following:
- the LOC129750857 gene encoding protein LSM14 homolog A-like isoform X1: protein MSCPMPEIGSCISLISKADIRYEGLLFTVDPDRCTIALARVKSYGTEDRETQFPIAPQNQLYDYILFRGSDIKDIRVINNNPVPNDPAIMQMHLPPQQQLPPMQNKMGQPGFQPQPGFIMPGIGPGGPGPMGGHPPGHQPIGQPYTSFGGLNNLGGMLSNDMVNKGAFPPGGPVNQMQPQQVQQQQQQQPPPQTAADGGGSAKAPGSELANLLGAADPPLQQQQSHPAAPLGVVGGPGPVGSSPPSSVIVGSEFKDQDLIGGGGGAGGSRSTTPNNLLARKSPTVDMGVQTNQQQQQNANRSGGDGANLERGQHQQQRHRNNSQRSNSNQNQNNNQQQRERRDSGKNDGQKDNFNKNMNMQRQGLNNQNRGWNNNRGNNMRNGQNMRGRPRGGHGGPQQGTNTNYRRKSVSSGDGNSKKQSSNNNNNNNSKLHNSSNPSNNNIKKTTNHNQKQGGNRTKNLLKFENDYDFEQANNKFEELRSQLSKLKVGEDSKPEQLTSETIDKKDDSGNETGAGDHEPEEEEVPSYDKAKSFFDNISCEAIERAKGKQQRTDWRQERKLNTETFGVGSTRRGGYNRRGGYYNRGPHNYRNHNQYRGGNNYNRGGRPNNNNGNRQNNGQPHHNGLPRNNSGNGNNGGSGLNRNNNNGNGQQQSQGSQQQQPTTQLQQQQPQIIEVAAGK, encoded by the exons ATGAGCTGCCCGATGCCAGAAATCGGGTCCTGCATATCGCTGATTTCCAAGGCGGACATCCGGTATGAGGGCCTGCTGTTTACCGTCGATCCAGATCGATGCACCATTGCCCTAGCCCGAG TGAAATCGTATGGAACCGAAGATCGGGAAACCCAGTTCCCGATCGCGCCGCAGAACCAACTGTACGATTACATCCTGTTCCGTGGGTCTGACATCAAGGACATTCGGGTGATCAACAACAATCCGGTGCCAAATGATCCGGCCATCATGCAGATGCATCTGCCGCCGCAGCAGCAGCTGCCGCCGATGCAGAACAAAATGGGCCAACCGGGCTTCCAGCCGCAACCGGGCTTCATCATGCCCGGAATCGGTCCCGGAGGTCCCGGTCCGATGGGAGGACACCCGCCTGGACATCAACCGATCGGGCAACCCTACACGTCCTTCGGAGGACTCAACAATCTCGGAGGTATGCTTTCGAATGATATGGTTAATAAGGGCGCATTCCCACCCGGTGGACCGGTCAATCAAATGCAACCGCAGCAggttcagcagcagcaacaacaacaaccaccaCCACAAACAGCTGCTGACGGCGGTGGGTCCGCCAAAGCGCCAGGTTCCGAACTGGCCAACCTATTGGGTGCGGCGGATCCGCCActgcagcagcaacagtctcaCCCTGCTGCGCCTCTGGGTGTCGTGGGTGGGCCAGGGCCGGTGGGCAGTTCGCCTCCTTCGTCCGTCATCGTTGGTAGTGAGTTCAAAGATCAAG ATTTGATTGGCGGTGGCGGTGGTGCCGGTGGATCTCGTTCTACTACCCCGAACAATTTGTTGGCCAGAAAGAGTCCAACCGTGGATATGGGCGTGCAAaccaatcagcaacagcagcagaacGCTAACCGTAGCGGTGGCGATGGAGCCAACTTGGAACGAGGCCAGCATCAACAGCAGCGCCATCGTAACAACAGCCAGCGAAGCAACAGCAACCAGAACCAGAacaacaatcagcaacagcgaGAGAGACGTGATTCCGGCAAGAACGATGGCCAGAAGGACAACTTCAACAAG AACATGAACATGCAGAGACAAGGACTGAATAATCAGAATCGTGGCTGGAACAATAACCGTGGCAATAACATGCGGAACGGCCAAAACATGCGCGGTCGTCCTCGTGGAGGCCACGGTGGCCCGCAACAG GGCACCAACACGAACTATCGTCGTAAAAGCGTCAGTTCCGGTGATGGTAATAGCAAGAAACAGTCcagtaacaacaacaacaacaacaacagcaaactgCACAATAGTAGCAACCCTTCCAACAATAATATTAAGAAAACGACTAACCATAATCAAAAACAGGGCGGCAACCGTACGAAGAATCTTCTCAAGTTCGAGAACGATTACGATTTCGAGCAGGCCAACAACAAGTTCGAGGAGCTCCGTTCCCAACTGTCGAAACTCAAGGTGGGCGAAGATAGCAAACCTGAACAG ctGACGAGCGAAACTATCGACAAGAAGGACGATTCAGGCAATGAAACCGGTGCCGGCGATCACGAAccggaagaagaagaagtgccTAGCTACGACAAAGCCAAGTCATTCTTTGACAACATCTCATGTGAGGCTATCGAACGCGCCAAAGGCAAGCAGCAGCGCACAGATTGGCGGCAGGAGCGCAAGCTAAACACCGAAACGTTCGGTGTCGGTTCGACTAGACGCGGAGG ATACAACCGACGTGGCGGATACTATAACCGTGGCCCTCACAACTATCGCAATCATAATCAATACCGCGGAGGTAACAATTACAATCGAGGAGGACGCCCGAACAACAACAACGGCAATCGCCAGAACAACGGCCAACCGCACCACAATGGTCTTCCCCGTAACAACAGCGGAAACGGAAACAACGGTGGAAGTGGACTCAATCGCAACAATAACAATGGCAATGGCCAGCAACAGTCGCAGGGTTCCCAGCAACAACAACCAACGACCCAATTGCAACAGCAACAACCTCAGATCATAGAGGTTGCCGCGG GCAAATAA
- the LOC129750857 gene encoding protein LSM14 homolog A-like isoform X2 gives MSCPMPEIGSCISLISKADIRYEGLLFTVDPDRCTIALARVKSYGTEDRETQFPIAPQNQLYDYILFRGSDIKDIRVINNNPVPNDPAIMQMHLPPQQQLPPMQNKMGQPGFQPQPGFIMPGIGPGGPGPMGGHPPGHQPIGQPYTSFGGLNNLGGMLSNDMVNKGAFPPGGPVNQMQPQQVQQQQQQQPPPQTAADGGGSAKAPGSELANLLGAADPPLQQQQSHPAAPLGVVGGPGPVGSSPPSSVIVGSEFKDQDLIGGGGGAGGSRSTTPNNLLARKSPTVDMGVQTNQQQQQNANRSGGDGANLERGQHQQQRHRNNSQRSNSNQNQNNNQQQRERRDSGKNDGQKDNFNKNMNMQRQGLNNQNRGWNNNRGNNMRNGQNMRGRPRGGHGGPQQGTNTNYRRKSVSSGDGNSKKQSSNNNNNNNSKLHNSSNPSNNNIKKTTNHNQKQGGNRTKNLLKFENDYDFEQANNKFEELRSQLSKLKLTSETIDKKDDSGNETGAGDHEPEEEEVPSYDKAKSFFDNISCEAIERAKGKQQRTDWRQERKLNTETFGVGSTRRGGYNRRGGYYNRGPHNYRNHNQYRGGNNYNRGGRPNNNNGNRQNNGQPHHNGLPRNNSGNGNNGGSGLNRNNNNGNGQQQSQGSQQQQPTTQLQQQQPQIIEVAAGK, from the exons ATGAGCTGCCCGATGCCAGAAATCGGGTCCTGCATATCGCTGATTTCCAAGGCGGACATCCGGTATGAGGGCCTGCTGTTTACCGTCGATCCAGATCGATGCACCATTGCCCTAGCCCGAG TGAAATCGTATGGAACCGAAGATCGGGAAACCCAGTTCCCGATCGCGCCGCAGAACCAACTGTACGATTACATCCTGTTCCGTGGGTCTGACATCAAGGACATTCGGGTGATCAACAACAATCCGGTGCCAAATGATCCGGCCATCATGCAGATGCATCTGCCGCCGCAGCAGCAGCTGCCGCCGATGCAGAACAAAATGGGCCAACCGGGCTTCCAGCCGCAACCGGGCTTCATCATGCCCGGAATCGGTCCCGGAGGTCCCGGTCCGATGGGAGGACACCCGCCTGGACATCAACCGATCGGGCAACCCTACACGTCCTTCGGAGGACTCAACAATCTCGGAGGTATGCTTTCGAATGATATGGTTAATAAGGGCGCATTCCCACCCGGTGGACCGGTCAATCAAATGCAACCGCAGCAggttcagcagcagcaacaacaacaaccaccaCCACAAACAGCTGCTGACGGCGGTGGGTCCGCCAAAGCGCCAGGTTCCGAACTGGCCAACCTATTGGGTGCGGCGGATCCGCCActgcagcagcaacagtctcaCCCTGCTGCGCCTCTGGGTGTCGTGGGTGGGCCAGGGCCGGTGGGCAGTTCGCCTCCTTCGTCCGTCATCGTTGGTAGTGAGTTCAAAGATCAAG ATTTGATTGGCGGTGGCGGTGGTGCCGGTGGATCTCGTTCTACTACCCCGAACAATTTGTTGGCCAGAAAGAGTCCAACCGTGGATATGGGCGTGCAAaccaatcagcaacagcagcagaacGCTAACCGTAGCGGTGGCGATGGAGCCAACTTGGAACGAGGCCAGCATCAACAGCAGCGCCATCGTAACAACAGCCAGCGAAGCAACAGCAACCAGAACCAGAacaacaatcagcaacagcgaGAGAGACGTGATTCCGGCAAGAACGATGGCCAGAAGGACAACTTCAACAAG AACATGAACATGCAGAGACAAGGACTGAATAATCAGAATCGTGGCTGGAACAATAACCGTGGCAATAACATGCGGAACGGCCAAAACATGCGCGGTCGTCCTCGTGGAGGCCACGGTGGCCCGCAACAG GGCACCAACACGAACTATCGTCGTAAAAGCGTCAGTTCCGGTGATGGTAATAGCAAGAAACAGTCcagtaacaacaacaacaacaacaacagcaaactgCACAATAGTAGCAACCCTTCCAACAATAATATTAAGAAAACGACTAACCATAATCAAAAACAGGGCGGCAACCGTACGAAGAATCTTCTCAAGTTCGAGAACGATTACGATTTCGAGCAGGCCAACAACAAGTTCGAGGAGCTCCGTTCCCAACTGTCGAAACTCAAG ctGACGAGCGAAACTATCGACAAGAAGGACGATTCAGGCAATGAAACCGGTGCCGGCGATCACGAAccggaagaagaagaagtgccTAGCTACGACAAAGCCAAGTCATTCTTTGACAACATCTCATGTGAGGCTATCGAACGCGCCAAAGGCAAGCAGCAGCGCACAGATTGGCGGCAGGAGCGCAAGCTAAACACCGAAACGTTCGGTGTCGGTTCGACTAGACGCGGAGG ATACAACCGACGTGGCGGATACTATAACCGTGGCCCTCACAACTATCGCAATCATAATCAATACCGCGGAGGTAACAATTACAATCGAGGAGGACGCCCGAACAACAACAACGGCAATCGCCAGAACAACGGCCAACCGCACCACAATGGTCTTCCCCGTAACAACAGCGGAAACGGAAACAACGGTGGAAGTGGACTCAATCGCAACAATAACAATGGCAATGGCCAGCAACAGTCGCAGGGTTCCCAGCAACAACAACCAACGACCCAATTGCAACAGCAACAACCTCAGATCATAGAGGTTGCCGCGG GCAAATAA
- the LOC129750857 gene encoding protein LSM14 homolog car-1-like isoform X4 yields MSCPMPEIGSCISLISKADIRYEGLLFTVDPDRCTIALARVKSYGTEDRETQFPIAPQNQLYDYILFRGSDIKDIRVINNNPVPNDPAIMQMHLPPQQQLPPMQNKMGQPGFQPQPGFIMPGIGPGGPGPMGGHPPGHQPIGQPYTSFGGLNNLGGMLSNDMVNKGAFPPGGPVNQMQPQQVQQQQQQQPPPQTAADGGGSAKAPGSELANLLGAADPPLQQQQSHPAAPLGVVGGPGPVGSSPPSSVIVGSEFKDQDLIGGGGGAGGSRSTTPNNLLARKSPTVDMGVQTNQQQQQNANRSGGDGANLERGQHQQQRHRNNSQRSNSNQNQNNNQQQRERRDSGKNDGQKDNFNKNMNMQRQGLNNQNRGWNNNRGNNMRNGQNMRGRPRGGHGGPQQGGNRTKNLLKFENDYDFEQANNKFEELRSQLSKLKLTSETIDKKDDSGNETGAGDHEPEEEEVPSYDKAKSFFDNISCEAIERAKGKQQRTDWRQERKLNTETFGVGSTRRGGYNRRGGYYNRGPHNYRNHNQYRGGNNYNRGGRPNNNNGNRQNNGQPHHNGLPRNNSGNGNNGGSGLNRNNNNGNGQQQSQGSQQQQPTTQLQQQQPQIIEVAAGK; encoded by the exons ATGAGCTGCCCGATGCCAGAAATCGGGTCCTGCATATCGCTGATTTCCAAGGCGGACATCCGGTATGAGGGCCTGCTGTTTACCGTCGATCCAGATCGATGCACCATTGCCCTAGCCCGAG TGAAATCGTATGGAACCGAAGATCGGGAAACCCAGTTCCCGATCGCGCCGCAGAACCAACTGTACGATTACATCCTGTTCCGTGGGTCTGACATCAAGGACATTCGGGTGATCAACAACAATCCGGTGCCAAATGATCCGGCCATCATGCAGATGCATCTGCCGCCGCAGCAGCAGCTGCCGCCGATGCAGAACAAAATGGGCCAACCGGGCTTCCAGCCGCAACCGGGCTTCATCATGCCCGGAATCGGTCCCGGAGGTCCCGGTCCGATGGGAGGACACCCGCCTGGACATCAACCGATCGGGCAACCCTACACGTCCTTCGGAGGACTCAACAATCTCGGAGGTATGCTTTCGAATGATATGGTTAATAAGGGCGCATTCCCACCCGGTGGACCGGTCAATCAAATGCAACCGCAGCAggttcagcagcagcaacaacaacaaccaccaCCACAAACAGCTGCTGACGGCGGTGGGTCCGCCAAAGCGCCAGGTTCCGAACTGGCCAACCTATTGGGTGCGGCGGATCCGCCActgcagcagcaacagtctcaCCCTGCTGCGCCTCTGGGTGTCGTGGGTGGGCCAGGGCCGGTGGGCAGTTCGCCTCCTTCGTCCGTCATCGTTGGTAGTGAGTTCAAAGATCAAG ATTTGATTGGCGGTGGCGGTGGTGCCGGTGGATCTCGTTCTACTACCCCGAACAATTTGTTGGCCAGAAAGAGTCCAACCGTGGATATGGGCGTGCAAaccaatcagcaacagcagcagaacGCTAACCGTAGCGGTGGCGATGGAGCCAACTTGGAACGAGGCCAGCATCAACAGCAGCGCCATCGTAACAACAGCCAGCGAAGCAACAGCAACCAGAACCAGAacaacaatcagcaacagcgaGAGAGACGTGATTCCGGCAAGAACGATGGCCAGAAGGACAACTTCAACAAG AACATGAACATGCAGAGACAAGGACTGAATAATCAGAATCGTGGCTGGAACAATAACCGTGGCAATAACATGCGGAACGGCCAAAACATGCGCGGTCGTCCTCGTGGAGGCCACGGTGGCCCGCAACAG GGCGGCAACCGTACGAAGAATCTTCTCAAGTTCGAGAACGATTACGATTTCGAGCAGGCCAACAACAAGTTCGAGGAGCTCCGTTCCCAACTGTCGAAACTCAAG ctGACGAGCGAAACTATCGACAAGAAGGACGATTCAGGCAATGAAACCGGTGCCGGCGATCACGAAccggaagaagaagaagtgccTAGCTACGACAAAGCCAAGTCATTCTTTGACAACATCTCATGTGAGGCTATCGAACGCGCCAAAGGCAAGCAGCAGCGCACAGATTGGCGGCAGGAGCGCAAGCTAAACACCGAAACGTTCGGTGTCGGTTCGACTAGACGCGGAGG ATACAACCGACGTGGCGGATACTATAACCGTGGCCCTCACAACTATCGCAATCATAATCAATACCGCGGAGGTAACAATTACAATCGAGGAGGACGCCCGAACAACAACAACGGCAATCGCCAGAACAACGGCCAACCGCACCACAATGGTCTTCCCCGTAACAACAGCGGAAACGGAAACAACGGTGGAAGTGGACTCAATCGCAACAATAACAATGGCAATGGCCAGCAACAGTCGCAGGGTTCCCAGCAACAACAACCAACGACCCAATTGCAACAGCAACAACCTCAGATCATAGAGGTTGCCGCGG GCAAATAA
- the LOC129750857 gene encoding protein LSM14 homolog car-1-like isoform X3, protein MSCPMPEIGSCISLISKADIRYEGLLFTVDPDRCTIALARVKSYGTEDRETQFPIAPQNQLYDYILFRGSDIKDIRVINNNPVPNDPAIMQMHLPPQQQLPPMQNKMGQPGFQPQPGFIMPGIGPGGPGPMGGHPPGHQPIGQPYTSFGGLNNLGGMLSNDMVNKGAFPPGGPVNQMQPQQVQQQQQQQPPPQTAADGGGSAKAPGSELANLLGAADPPLQQQQSHPAAPLGVVGGPGPVGSSPPSSVIVGSEFKDQDLIGGGGGAGGSRSTTPNNLLARKSPTVDMGVQTNQQQQQNANRSGGDGANLERGQHQQQRHRNNSQRSNSNQNQNNNQQQRERRDSGKNDGQKDNFNKNMNMQRQGLNNQNRGWNNNRGNNMRNGQNMRGRPRGGHGGPQQGGNRTKNLLKFENDYDFEQANNKFEELRSQLSKLKVGEDSKPEQLTSETIDKKDDSGNETGAGDHEPEEEEVPSYDKAKSFFDNISCEAIERAKGKQQRTDWRQERKLNTETFGVGSTRRGGYNRRGGYYNRGPHNYRNHNQYRGGNNYNRGGRPNNNNGNRQNNGQPHHNGLPRNNSGNGNNGGSGLNRNNNNGNGQQQSQGSQQQQPTTQLQQQQPQIIEVAAGK, encoded by the exons ATGAGCTGCCCGATGCCAGAAATCGGGTCCTGCATATCGCTGATTTCCAAGGCGGACATCCGGTATGAGGGCCTGCTGTTTACCGTCGATCCAGATCGATGCACCATTGCCCTAGCCCGAG TGAAATCGTATGGAACCGAAGATCGGGAAACCCAGTTCCCGATCGCGCCGCAGAACCAACTGTACGATTACATCCTGTTCCGTGGGTCTGACATCAAGGACATTCGGGTGATCAACAACAATCCGGTGCCAAATGATCCGGCCATCATGCAGATGCATCTGCCGCCGCAGCAGCAGCTGCCGCCGATGCAGAACAAAATGGGCCAACCGGGCTTCCAGCCGCAACCGGGCTTCATCATGCCCGGAATCGGTCCCGGAGGTCCCGGTCCGATGGGAGGACACCCGCCTGGACATCAACCGATCGGGCAACCCTACACGTCCTTCGGAGGACTCAACAATCTCGGAGGTATGCTTTCGAATGATATGGTTAATAAGGGCGCATTCCCACCCGGTGGACCGGTCAATCAAATGCAACCGCAGCAggttcagcagcagcaacaacaacaaccaccaCCACAAACAGCTGCTGACGGCGGTGGGTCCGCCAAAGCGCCAGGTTCCGAACTGGCCAACCTATTGGGTGCGGCGGATCCGCCActgcagcagcaacagtctcaCCCTGCTGCGCCTCTGGGTGTCGTGGGTGGGCCAGGGCCGGTGGGCAGTTCGCCTCCTTCGTCCGTCATCGTTGGTAGTGAGTTCAAAGATCAAG ATTTGATTGGCGGTGGCGGTGGTGCCGGTGGATCTCGTTCTACTACCCCGAACAATTTGTTGGCCAGAAAGAGTCCAACCGTGGATATGGGCGTGCAAaccaatcagcaacagcagcagaacGCTAACCGTAGCGGTGGCGATGGAGCCAACTTGGAACGAGGCCAGCATCAACAGCAGCGCCATCGTAACAACAGCCAGCGAAGCAACAGCAACCAGAACCAGAacaacaatcagcaacagcgaGAGAGACGTGATTCCGGCAAGAACGATGGCCAGAAGGACAACTTCAACAAG AACATGAACATGCAGAGACAAGGACTGAATAATCAGAATCGTGGCTGGAACAATAACCGTGGCAATAACATGCGGAACGGCCAAAACATGCGCGGTCGTCCTCGTGGAGGCCACGGTGGCCCGCAACAG GGCGGCAACCGTACGAAGAATCTTCTCAAGTTCGAGAACGATTACGATTTCGAGCAGGCCAACAACAAGTTCGAGGAGCTCCGTTCCCAACTGTCGAAACTCAAGGTGGGCGAAGATAGCAAACCTGAACAG ctGACGAGCGAAACTATCGACAAGAAGGACGATTCAGGCAATGAAACCGGTGCCGGCGATCACGAAccggaagaagaagaagtgccTAGCTACGACAAAGCCAAGTCATTCTTTGACAACATCTCATGTGAGGCTATCGAACGCGCCAAAGGCAAGCAGCAGCGCACAGATTGGCGGCAGGAGCGCAAGCTAAACACCGAAACGTTCGGTGTCGGTTCGACTAGACGCGGAGG ATACAACCGACGTGGCGGATACTATAACCGTGGCCCTCACAACTATCGCAATCATAATCAATACCGCGGAGGTAACAATTACAATCGAGGAGGACGCCCGAACAACAACAACGGCAATCGCCAGAACAACGGCCAACCGCACCACAATGGTCTTCCCCGTAACAACAGCGGAAACGGAAACAACGGTGGAAGTGGACTCAATCGCAACAATAACAATGGCAATGGCCAGCAACAGTCGCAGGGTTCCCAGCAACAACAACCAACGACCCAATTGCAACAGCAACAACCTCAGATCATAGAGGTTGCCGCGG GCAAATAA
- the LOC129750857 gene encoding protein LSM14 homolog B-like isoform X5, which yields MSCPMPEIGSCISLISKADIRYEGLLFTVDPDRCTIALARVKSYGTEDRETQFPIAPQNQLYDYILFRGSDIKDIRVINNNPVPNDPAIMQMHLPPQQQLPPMQNKMGQPGFQPQPGFIMPGIGPGGPGPMGGHPPGHQPIGQPYTSFGGLNNLGDLIGGGGGAGGSRSTTPNNLLARKSPTVDMGVQTNQQQQQNANRSGGDGANLERGQHQQQRHRNNSQRSNSNQNQNNNQQQRERRDSGKNDGQKDNFNKNMNMQRQGLNNQNRGWNNNRGNNMRNGQNMRGRPRGGHGGPQQGTNTNYRRKSVSSGDGNSKKQSSNNNNNNNSKLHNSSNPSNNNIKKTTNHNQKQGGNRTKNLLKFENDYDFEQANNKFEELRSQLSKLKVGEDSKPEQLTSETIDKKDDSGNETGAGDHEPEEEEVPSYDKAKSFFDNISCEAIERAKGKQQRTDWRQERKLNTETFGVGSTRRGGYNRRGGYYNRGPHNYRNHNQYRGGNNYNRGGRPNNNNGNRQNNGQPHHNGLPRNNSGNGNNGGSGLNRNNNNGNGQQQSQGSQQQQPTTQLQQQQPQIIEVAAGK from the exons ATGAGCTGCCCGATGCCAGAAATCGGGTCCTGCATATCGCTGATTTCCAAGGCGGACATCCGGTATGAGGGCCTGCTGTTTACCGTCGATCCAGATCGATGCACCATTGCCCTAGCCCGAG TGAAATCGTATGGAACCGAAGATCGGGAAACCCAGTTCCCGATCGCGCCGCAGAACCAACTGTACGATTACATCCTGTTCCGTGGGTCTGACATCAAGGACATTCGGGTGATCAACAACAATCCGGTGCCAAATGATCCGGCCATCATGCAGATGCATCTGCCGCCGCAGCAGCAGCTGCCGCCGATGCAGAACAAAATGGGCCAACCGGGCTTCCAGCCGCAACCGGGCTTCATCATGCCCGGAATCGGTCCCGGAGGTCCCGGTCCGATGGGAGGACACCCGCCTGGACATCAACCGATCGGGCAACCCTACACGTCCTTCGGAGGACTCAACAATCTCGGAG ATTTGATTGGCGGTGGCGGTGGTGCCGGTGGATCTCGTTCTACTACCCCGAACAATTTGTTGGCCAGAAAGAGTCCAACCGTGGATATGGGCGTGCAAaccaatcagcaacagcagcagaacGCTAACCGTAGCGGTGGCGATGGAGCCAACTTGGAACGAGGCCAGCATCAACAGCAGCGCCATCGTAACAACAGCCAGCGAAGCAACAGCAACCAGAACCAGAacaacaatcagcaacagcgaGAGAGACGTGATTCCGGCAAGAACGATGGCCAGAAGGACAACTTCAACAAG AACATGAACATGCAGAGACAAGGACTGAATAATCAGAATCGTGGCTGGAACAATAACCGTGGCAATAACATGCGGAACGGCCAAAACATGCGCGGTCGTCCTCGTGGAGGCCACGGTGGCCCGCAACAG GGCACCAACACGAACTATCGTCGTAAAAGCGTCAGTTCCGGTGATGGTAATAGCAAGAAACAGTCcagtaacaacaacaacaacaacaacagcaaactgCACAATAGTAGCAACCCTTCCAACAATAATATTAAGAAAACGACTAACCATAATCAAAAACAGGGCGGCAACCGTACGAAGAATCTTCTCAAGTTCGAGAACGATTACGATTTCGAGCAGGCCAACAACAAGTTCGAGGAGCTCCGTTCCCAACTGTCGAAACTCAAGGTGGGCGAAGATAGCAAACCTGAACAG ctGACGAGCGAAACTATCGACAAGAAGGACGATTCAGGCAATGAAACCGGTGCCGGCGATCACGAAccggaagaagaagaagtgccTAGCTACGACAAAGCCAAGTCATTCTTTGACAACATCTCATGTGAGGCTATCGAACGCGCCAAAGGCAAGCAGCAGCGCACAGATTGGCGGCAGGAGCGCAAGCTAAACACCGAAACGTTCGGTGTCGGTTCGACTAGACGCGGAGG ATACAACCGACGTGGCGGATACTATAACCGTGGCCCTCACAACTATCGCAATCATAATCAATACCGCGGAGGTAACAATTACAATCGAGGAGGACGCCCGAACAACAACAACGGCAATCGCCAGAACAACGGCCAACCGCACCACAATGGTCTTCCCCGTAACAACAGCGGAAACGGAAACAACGGTGGAAGTGGACTCAATCGCAACAATAACAATGGCAATGGCCAGCAACAGTCGCAGGGTTCCCAGCAACAACAACCAACGACCCAATTGCAACAGCAACAACCTCAGATCATAGAGGTTGCCGCGG GCAAATAA
- the LOC129756868 gene encoding cytochrome c1, heme protein, mitochondrial produces MAAIVGRICGSGLLSTTKSGVTLQKVQNFSTSRAWTRSQKLATAAGIVAGGAGALLYALEQSVAASGTEVHPPAQPWSHHGVFNSLDHASVRRGYEVYKQVCAACHSMQYIAYRNLVGVTHTEAEAKAEAAEIQVKDGPDEFGNYFMRPGKLSDYFPSPYPNEEAARAANNGAYPPDLSYIALARHGGEDYLFALLTGYCDAPAGVVLREGQYYNPYFPGGAISMAQALYNESAEYTDGTAPTASQLAKDVSTFLVWSADPCHDERKRMGIKSLGIILVLGTLAYYIKRHKWAALKTRKISYHPKK; encoded by the exons ATGGCGGCTATCGTAGGAAGAATTTGTGGCTCCGGTTTGCTCAGCACCACAAAAAGTGGAGTTACCTTGCAGAAG GTACAAAATTTCTCTACTAGCCGCGCCTGGACGAGAAGTCAAAAG CTTGCGACTGCTGCCGGTATCGTTGCTGGCGGTGCCGGTGCGCTGCTGTACGCCCTAGAACAATCGGTGGCCGCATCCGGCACCGAAGTGCACCCCCCGGCGCAACCATGGAGCCACCACGGTGTCTTTAACTCCCTAGATCACGCCTCGGTACGACGAGGTTACGAAGTGTACAAGCAGGTGTGTGCCGCTTGTCACTCGATGCAGTACATCGCTTACCGTAACCTGGTTGGCGTGACGCATACCGAGGCCGAGGCCAAGGCCGAAGCTGCCGAAATTCAG GTTAAGGACGGTCCCGATGAGTTCGGTAACTACTTTATGCGACCGGGCAAACTGTCCGATTATTTCCCAAGTCCGTACCCGAACGAGGAGGCGGCACGTGCTGCCAACAACGGTGCTTATCCACCGGATCTGAGCTACATTGCTCTGGCTCGTCACGGTGGCGAGGATTATCTGTTCGCTTTGCTGACCGGTTACTGCGACGCCCCAGCTGGCGTTGTTCTGCGTGAGGGCCAGTATTACAATCCATACTTCCCCGGTGGTGCCATCTCAATGGCTCAAGCATTGTACAACGAG TCCGCAGAATATACTGATGGAACGGCTCCTACTGCCAGCCAGCTTGCGAAGGATGTGTCCACCTTCCTGGTGTGGTCAGCTGATCCGTGCCACGATGAGCGCAAACGTATGGGTATCAAATCGCTCGGAATCATTCTGGTGCTAGGCACGCTTGCCTATTACATCAAGCGACATAAGTGGGCTGCCCTCAAGACCCGTAAAATCAGCTACCATCCCAAGAAGTAG